A single Corynebacterium stationis DNA region contains:
- a CDS encoding diacylglycerol/lipid kinase family protein: MILNPNSTTQSSELLREILPALFAIERLSLFVRFTQHPKHAEEMVSGLTRTDFDLIIVLGGDGTVNEVINGLLGSAETENPHPATLPKLAVIPTGSANVLARALGFSADPVEAVHVLARLIEKDISRTICLGTWNKRWFGVNAGFGLDADVLAQVDRVREQGFAATPFRYMMVTARAALRARKNPPKINVSATSRQGEEILLDEVPVLLASNTNPWTFLGPLPVGTNPANSFDEGLSLFGVTDISGFGGLIGVLRLFGVDNQKVLSRISSARIINFDSASTATLSCPTPHRFQADGESEGKLTKVVLRSVPDAIEIYAPRSARAVHERSLREMVRDFIRVF; encoded by the coding sequence ATGATCTTGAACCCGAACTCAACGACTCAATCTAGCGAATTGCTCCGCGAAATCCTGCCTGCTCTTTTCGCAATTGAGCGGTTGAGTTTATTTGTGCGCTTTACCCAGCATCCCAAACATGCTGAGGAGATGGTTTCGGGGCTAACGCGCACAGACTTTGACTTGATCATCGTGTTAGGTGGGGATGGAACAGTCAACGAAGTCATCAATGGGCTTTTAGGTTCTGCGGAGACCGAAAACCCGCATCCTGCGACTTTGCCCAAGTTGGCTGTGATTCCTACTGGCTCGGCCAATGTCTTGGCACGCGCACTCGGCTTTTCGGCGGACCCAGTAGAAGCCGTGCACGTGCTTGCCCGCCTCATTGAAAAAGATATCTCACGCACGATATGCCTAGGCACGTGGAATAAGCGGTGGTTTGGGGTCAACGCGGGCTTTGGACTTGATGCTGATGTGCTGGCGCAAGTAGACCGTGTACGTGAGCAAGGATTTGCCGCCACGCCCTTTCGCTACATGATGGTCACCGCGCGCGCAGCATTGCGTGCTCGGAAGAACCCGCCGAAGATCAACGTTTCCGCGACTTCTCGCCAGGGCGAAGAAATTCTCCTTGATGAGGTACCGGTTTTGTTGGCATCGAATACCAACCCGTGGACATTCCTAGGGCCGCTGCCTGTAGGAACCAACCCCGCGAACTCTTTCGACGAGGGCTTGAGCCTTTTCGGAGTTACTGATATCTCCGGCTTCGGCGGGCTAATCGGAGTCTTGCGCCTTTTCGGTGTGGACAACCAGAAAGTCCTCAGCCGTATCTCGAGCGCTCGAATCATTAACTTCGATTCCGCCAGCACCGCAACTTTAAGCTGCCCCACTCCACATCGCTTCCAAGCTGACGGAGAATCCGAAGGCAAGCTAACGAAAGTCGTGTTGCGATCTGTACCCGATGCGATCGAGATCTATGCACCACGCTCAGCTCGTGCGGTCCATGAGCGCTCATTACGCGAGATGGTGCGCGACTTCATCCGCGTCTTCTAA
- a CDS encoding FABP family protein, translating to MSENTPESKTQNIPDSAADALAANTNTSGRLNGNEAVNMAAEAWKDAAGQNIPAFKFADEPLESDTANLRQGPSLNDALLGLLPLVGVWQGEGEAHDSEGKQFHFGQQLVVAHDGGEYLTFSSRTWKIDSEGTAGEPYVRETGFWRISAKDEIEVTYTSSNGIVEIFYGEVFNERAWQLQSASTMVTETGPKNLGPGKRMYGLMPNNNLGWVDERLVDDEMRPYMSAELRRVAG from the coding sequence ATGAGCGAAAATACCCCAGAAAGCAAAACACAAAATATTCCAGATTCTGCCGCTGATGCGTTGGCTGCGAACACCAACACCAGCGGTCGCCTCAACGGCAATGAAGCAGTGAACATGGCGGCAGAGGCGTGGAAAGACGCCGCTGGCCAAAACATTCCTGCGTTTAAGTTTGCCGATGAACCACTAGAGTCCGATACTGCTAACCTGCGCCAAGGCCCCTCCCTCAATGATGCGCTCTTAGGCCTGTTGCCACTCGTGGGCGTATGGCAAGGTGAAGGCGAGGCACACGATTCTGAAGGCAAGCAATTTCACTTTGGCCAGCAACTAGTCGTTGCCCACGATGGTGGCGAGTACCTCACCTTTAGCTCGCGCACGTGGAAGATTGATTCCGAAGGCACCGCCGGTGAACCTTATGTCCGCGAAACCGGTTTTTGGCGTATCTCCGCCAAGGATGAAATTGAGGTCACTTATACCTCTTCCAACGGCATCGTCGAGATCTTCTACGGCGAGGTCTTTAACGAACGCGCATGGCAGCTGCAGTCTGCATCTACCATGGTCACCGAAACCGGTCCGAAGAATCTCGGCCCGGGCAAGCGCATGTACGGTCTGATGCCTAATAACAACCTCGGCTGGGTGGATGAGCGCCTAGTCGACGATGAGATGCGCCCATACATGTCTGCTGAGCTGCGCCGCGTCGCAGGCTAA
- a CDS encoding aminodeoxychorismate lyase, translating into MVSHKPVIFVVEPFGGSIRWHNPSLPLIYWDDYAVTRGDGIFESILIRDGHAANLERHAQRFCTSAAALGLPEPILDSWINATQAAIEEFGEGEGKCTWTYSRGRASTGIPTAWVSIQPISDVVLAQREEGVRVMLSERGWSFPSELPAKTLNYAATMATLRLARERGFDDVIFTDPDDGHVLEGATSTVVTVKGDKLRTPYDDTILPGTTQAALFAHAESQGYRCKQKVIDVDYLLAADSVWLVSSTRVAARVRRLGEDKLKAPDNENEIRSLIDAAMTRG; encoded by the coding sequence ATGGTTTCACATAAGCCGGTTATCTTTGTCGTTGAACCTTTCGGCGGTTCGATTCGCTGGCATAATCCCTCCCTCCCACTCATTTATTGGGATGACTATGCTGTCACCCGCGGTGATGGAATCTTTGAGTCGATTCTTATTCGCGATGGTCACGCGGCTAATTTAGAACGGCATGCGCAAAGGTTTTGCACCTCCGCGGCGGCACTAGGCTTGCCGGAGCCCATTTTGGACTCGTGGATTAATGCCACCCAAGCAGCAATTGAAGAATTTGGGGAAGGGGAAGGCAAGTGCACGTGGACTTATTCGCGAGGGCGTGCATCAACTGGGATCCCCACCGCGTGGGTGAGCATCCAGCCCATTTCTGATGTGGTACTTGCTCAGCGTGAGGAAGGCGTGCGAGTGATGTTGAGTGAGCGCGGATGGTCATTTCCTTCAGAGCTGCCGGCGAAGACACTCAACTACGCGGCGACGATGGCAACCTTGCGGTTGGCGCGCGAGCGTGGATTTGATGACGTTATCTTTACCGACCCAGATGACGGTCACGTTCTAGAAGGCGCGACTTCGACAGTGGTCACGGTCAAAGGTGACAAGCTGCGCACGCCTTACGATGACACCATTTTGCCCGGCACCACCCAAGCCGCCCTTTTTGCCCATGCTGAGAGCCAAGGCTATCGCTGTAAACAAAAGGTCATCGATGTGGATTACCTTTTAGCAGCAGACTCCGTGTGGCTAGTCTCGTCTACGCGTGTAGCCGCACGGGTGCGCAGATTGGGTGAAGATAAATTAAAGGCTCCGGATAACGAGAACGAAATCCGAAGCCTTATTGATGCTGCAATGACGCGCGGTTAG
- a CDS encoding YgfZ/GcvT domain-containing protein, whose amino-acid sequence MSYTSPLMQLPGAAAVQDDTLIDSQGVAWHYGDPLVEQRAIHLNTPVLVDRSQRRVISVIGPDAPEFLNNLLSQKLDNVEPGYSAAALDLDIQGRILHYADVVRTDEGFYLDTTDAEFESFLKFLTMMVFWSKVEVTEADLAIITLLGQVPTLPDSVAASAAFVREVPNWTQTPRTDIAVPREQLKDVAKELISVGFKPAGLMAYTAERVRNLEPEKAADLDDKSIAHEIAHWIGRGEIPGAVHLEKGCYRGQETIARVENLGRSPRLLTLLHLDGSVPELPATGADITSGGRRVGRVGSIIDDFELGPIALGLIKRSALPTPEKAGSPAAELLIGDCAVTVDEESLPTDEGVKLGRSAIDKLRGR is encoded by the coding sequence GTGAGTTATACTTCGCCCCTGATGCAATTGCCGGGTGCGGCAGCCGTACAAGATGACACGCTGATTGACTCCCAGGGAGTCGCGTGGCACTACGGGGACCCGCTAGTTGAACAACGCGCAATTCATTTAAATACCCCTGTGCTGGTAGATCGCTCGCAGCGCCGAGTTATCTCTGTTATTGGCCCTGATGCGCCAGAGTTTTTAAATAACCTGCTGTCGCAAAAGCTAGACAATGTTGAACCAGGTTATTCAGCAGCCGCATTGGACTTAGATATCCAAGGCCGCATTCTTCATTACGCCGATGTTGTGCGCACCGATGAAGGTTTTTACCTCGACACCACTGACGCGGAATTTGAATCCTTCCTGAAGTTTTTGACCATGATGGTCTTCTGGTCAAAAGTTGAGGTAACTGAAGCCGACCTCGCCATCATCACTTTATTAGGCCAAGTTCCTACGCTTCCGGATAGTGTTGCAGCGTCTGCGGCATTTGTGCGTGAGGTCCCCAACTGGACCCAGACGCCCCGCACCGACATTGCGGTTCCGCGCGAGCAACTCAAAGACGTTGCTAAGGAACTAATCAGTGTTGGCTTTAAACCTGCTGGTTTGATGGCTTATACGGCCGAGCGCGTGCGTAACCTCGAGCCAGAAAAGGCAGCGGACTTGGACGATAAATCCATTGCGCACGAAATTGCACACTGGATTGGACGCGGGGAAATTCCTGGCGCAGTCCACCTGGAAAAGGGATGCTACCGCGGACAAGAAACCATCGCGCGCGTAGAAAACCTTGGCCGTTCCCCTCGCCTCCTGACACTCTTGCACCTTGATGGCTCGGTTCCGGAACTTCCAGCAACCGGCGCTGATATCACCTCCGGTGGTCGCCGCGTTGGACGCGTCGGTTCCATCATTGATGACTTTGAACTGGGTCCCATCGCCCTGGGCCTGATCAAGCGCTCGGCTCTTCCAACGCCGGAAAAGGCAGGAAGCCCAGCTGCAGAACTTCTCATTGGTGATTGCGCTGTCACGGTCGACGAAGAATCATTGCCGACGGATGAAGGTGTGAAATTGGGCCGCAGCGCGATTGATAAGTTGCGTGGCAGATAA
- a CDS encoding DUF3073 domain-containing protein has product MGRGRAKAKQTKVARQLKYNTPDMDLDSLQRELASQRPGDSRSLDDDDDYGDSYDNYVDEWDDDQDEVDDRR; this is encoded by the coding sequence ATGGGACGCGGACGCGCAAAGGCAAAGCAGACCAAGGTTGCACGCCAACTAAAGTACAACACTCCTGATATGGACTTGGATTCACTACAAAGGGAGCTGGCATCCCAGCGTCCGGGTGATTCACGTTCTCTGGATGATGACGACGACTACGGCGACTCATATGACAACTACGTCGATGAGTGGGACGACGACCAGGATGAGGTTGATGACCGGCGCTAG
- the purM gene encoding phosphoribosylformylglycinamidine cyclo-ligase codes for MSENTYAAAGVNIEEGDRAVELFAPLAKRATRPEVMGGLGGFAGLFKLGEYKEPILAAGSDGVGTKLAVAQAMDKHDTIGIDLVAMCVDDLVVCGAEPLFLQDYIAVGKVVPEKVAQIVAGIAEGCVQAGCALLGGETAEHPGVMNENDYDVSATAVGVVEADELLGPDKVRDGDVLIAMGSSGLHSNGYSLARHVLLEQAGLPLDGYIDDLGRTLGEELLEPTRIYAKDCLALVSECDVATFCHVTGGGLAGNLERVLPEGLVAEVNRASWTPAAIFRTIASFGKVSLEEMEKTFNMGVGMIAIVSPEDRDRALAMLTARHVDAWELGSVRTKKEDDTAGVVMQGEHSNF; via the coding sequence ATGTCTGAAAATACTTACGCCGCGGCAGGCGTCAACATTGAAGAAGGCGACCGCGCCGTTGAGCTTTTCGCTCCACTGGCTAAGCGCGCTACCCGTCCAGAGGTAATGGGTGGACTCGGTGGCTTCGCGGGACTGTTTAAGCTCGGCGAATACAAAGAGCCAATCCTTGCAGCTGGCTCCGACGGCGTGGGCACCAAGCTCGCCGTTGCCCAGGCAATGGATAAGCACGACACCATCGGCATTGACCTGGTTGCAATGTGCGTCGATGACTTGGTCGTGTGTGGTGCTGAGCCACTATTTCTCCAGGACTACATCGCAGTAGGCAAGGTTGTTCCGGAAAAGGTTGCGCAGATTGTTGCCGGTATTGCTGAGGGCTGCGTGCAGGCAGGCTGTGCACTTCTTGGTGGCGAGACCGCTGAGCACCCAGGTGTAATGAATGAAAATGACTACGATGTTTCCGCCACCGCTGTCGGCGTTGTCGAAGCAGACGAGCTTCTCGGACCAGACAAGGTTCGCGACGGCGATGTTTTGATTGCCATGGGCTCATCCGGACTGCACTCCAATGGTTACTCCTTGGCGCGCCACGTCTTGTTAGAGCAGGCAGGATTGCCACTCGATGGCTACATCGATGACCTTGGCCGCACGCTTGGTGAAGAGCTCTTGGAGCCGACCCGCATCTACGCCAAGGACTGCCTGGCGCTAGTTTCTGAGTGTGACGTTGCTACTTTCTGCCACGTCACCGGCGGTGGCTTGGCAGGCAACCTCGAGCGCGTGCTACCTGAAGGCCTTGTCGCAGAGGTTAACCGCGCATCGTGGACCCCAGCAGCGATTTTCCGCACCATCGCGTCTTTCGGCAAGGTCAGCCTGGAAGAGATGGAAAAGACCTTCAACATGGGCGTTGGCATGATCGCTATCGTTTCCCCTGAAGACCGTGACCGCGCCTTGGCGATGCTAACTGCGCGCCACGTTGATGCATGGGAGCTGGGCTCGGTTCGCACCAAGAAGGAAGACGACACCGCAGGTGTTGTCATGCAAGGTGAGCACTCTAACTTCTAA
- the purF gene encoding amidophosphoribosyltransferase: MVNTTFPSDVNLDDQGEQEPREECGVFGVWAPGEDVATLTYFGLFALQHRGQEAAGIGVGDGDRLVVFKDMGLVSNIFDESILNSLHGSVGVGHTRYSTAGGKEWSNVQPMFNTTSNGVDIALCHNGNLVNYQELRDEAVALGLYRENEKSLSDSMIMTALLAHGVGEGNSVFDAAKQLLPSIKGAFCLTFTDGKTLYAARDPHGVRPLVIGRLAQGWVVASETCALDIVGAQFIREVEPGELISVNEAGIHSEKFAEPKRQGCVFEYVYLARPDTVIKGRNVHATRVDIGRALAKSHPAPEADMVIPVPESGNPAAVGYARESGLTFAHGLVKNAYVGRTFIQPTQTLRQLGIRLKLNPLREVIEGKSLVVVDDSIVRGNTQRALVRMLREAGAAEVHVRIASPPVKWPCFYGIDFASPGELIANIKPSDDPQVVTDAVCEAIGADSLGFVSVDEMVEATHQPINSLCTACFDGNYELGLPTANPNADAVRTLLSQKN; encoded by the coding sequence GTGGTGAACACTACTTTCCCCAGCGACGTGAATTTAGATGACCAAGGCGAGCAAGAACCCCGCGAAGAGTGCGGTGTCTTTGGCGTCTGGGCTCCTGGTGAAGATGTTGCGACGCTGACCTACTTTGGTCTGTTCGCATTGCAGCATCGTGGGCAGGAAGCTGCAGGTATCGGCGTCGGTGATGGAGACCGCCTAGTTGTCTTCAAAGACATGGGCTTGGTCTCGAATATTTTCGATGAGTCCATTTTAAATTCCCTCCATGGCTCCGTGGGCGTGGGGCATACGCGCTACTCGACTGCCGGTGGCAAAGAGTGGTCGAATGTCCAGCCGATGTTTAATACCACCTCAAATGGGGTAGACATCGCTTTGTGCCACAACGGCAACTTGGTGAACTACCAAGAACTGCGCGATGAAGCAGTAGCTCTGGGACTTTACCGAGAGAATGAAAAATCCCTGTCGGATTCCATGATCATGACAGCTTTGCTGGCGCACGGAGTCGGGGAAGGCAACTCTGTCTTTGACGCCGCTAAGCAACTGCTGCCAAGCATCAAAGGCGCTTTTTGCTTGACCTTTACCGATGGCAAGACCTTGTACGCCGCGCGTGACCCGCACGGTGTGCGCCCCTTGGTCATTGGCCGCTTGGCGCAAGGCTGGGTTGTTGCTTCCGAAACCTGTGCGCTGGATATCGTGGGCGCGCAGTTTATCCGTGAGGTAGAGCCCGGTGAACTGATCTCTGTCAATGAGGCAGGAATCCACAGTGAGAAATTCGCAGAGCCGAAGCGCCAGGGCTGCGTCTTTGAATACGTCTACCTGGCACGCCCAGACACCGTGATCAAAGGCCGCAACGTTCACGCGACGCGCGTGGATATTGGTCGCGCACTTGCGAAATCTCACCCTGCGCCAGAAGCTGACATGGTCATCCCCGTGCCAGAATCCGGAAACCCGGCAGCTGTTGGCTACGCCCGGGAATCGGGCCTGACATTTGCGCACGGCTTGGTCAAAAACGCCTACGTGGGTCGAACCTTCATTCAGCCCACCCAGACCTTGCGCCAGCTGGGTATTCGCCTCAAGCTCAACCCCCTGCGCGAGGTCATCGAGGGCAAGTCACTCGTTGTTGTAGATGACTCTATTGTCCGCGGCAACACCCAACGCGCGCTGGTGCGCATGCTGCGTGAAGCAGGCGCTGCTGAAGTGCACGTGCGCATTGCTTCACCGCCAGTCAAATGGCCTTGTTTCTACGGCATTGACTTCGCCTCACCTGGTGAATTGATTGCTAATATCAAGCCTTCTGATGATCCTCAGGTAGTAACCGATGCAGTGTGCGAAGCTATCGGAGCAGACTCTTTAGGGTTTGTATCTGTAGATGAGATGGTTGAGGCAACGCACCAACCTATCAATTCCTTGTGTACCGCTTGCTTTGATGGCAACTACGAACTCGGACTTCCGACCGCTAACCCCAATGCTGACGCTGTGCGAACTTTGCTCAGCCAAAAGAACTGA
- a CDS encoding sterol carrier family protein has translation MSSRRSKPDPHEMKAAVDGIAKWLYDADAAATPSRNELAKAVRLTARTLEHDAPGHSVELRVPPFVAVQCIEGPRHTRGTPPNVVECSPRTWLLLATGLITWEQAEVDASGTRAHEIAQWLPILRVKPFADE, from the coding sequence ATGAGTTCTCGACGATCCAAGCCCGACCCGCATGAGATGAAAGCTGCCGTAGATGGCATCGCTAAGTGGCTATATGACGCTGACGCTGCTGCAACACCTTCTCGCAACGAACTAGCTAAGGCCGTGCGCCTTACTGCCCGCACGCTAGAACACGACGCGCCGGGGCACTCAGTAGAGCTTCGAGTACCCCCATTTGTTGCTGTTCAATGCATCGAAGGTCCACGCCATACCCGCGGTACTCCACCCAATGTAGTGGAGTGCTCGCCGCGGACCTGGTTGCTCCTAGCCACTGGATTAATTACCTGGGAGCAGGCGGAAGTTGATGCTTCAGGCACACGCGCTCACGAGATAGCCCAGTGGCTGCCGATCCTCCGGGTTAAACCTTTTGCAGATGAATAA
- a CDS encoding acyl-CoA thioesterase: protein MAAPTDVLIAGAQGISGGRVLEWIDKAAYACAVQWSGQYCVTVYVGHIHFMRPIESGHLVEVRSRLAMTGTSSMHIINEVWSADPRDGIFTRACDCLVIFVAKDADTQRPTPVPTFVPETDEQIRVMEAAKTRIDLRKAIETEMHKQTYNGPSDAPRMVNRFLAKPTDINWGGNVHGGTAMEWIDEAGTACTMEWSGEQTIAVYAGGIRFYKPIHIGDLIEVDARMMRTDSRSMQMSVHVRSGEARGGRENLSTAIHATVAYLAMDRDWNPLPARQFIPHTEEDKRLAEHATTLRNLRSQYSPMPLVYAPNHQHID, encoded by the coding sequence ATGGCCGCACCCACCGATGTCCTCATCGCTGGCGCACAGGGAATTTCGGGTGGCCGCGTCTTAGAGTGGATCGATAAGGCTGCCTACGCGTGTGCCGTGCAGTGGTCGGGTCAGTACTGCGTGACCGTCTACGTCGGCCACATCCACTTCATGCGCCCTATTGAGTCAGGCCATTTGGTGGAGGTTCGCTCTCGCTTGGCGATGACAGGTACGTCGTCCATGCACATCATCAATGAAGTATGGTCTGCGGACCCCCGCGATGGCATCTTTACCCGCGCCTGTGACTGCCTGGTGATTTTCGTCGCAAAGGATGCCGATACGCAGCGCCCTACCCCAGTTCCCACCTTTGTGCCGGAAACCGATGAACAAATTCGCGTGATGGAAGCGGCAAAGACCCGCATCGATCTGCGCAAGGCCATCGAGACTGAGATGCACAAGCAGACTTACAACGGGCCTTCTGATGCCCCTCGCATGGTCAACCGTTTCTTGGCGAAGCCGACCGATATTAACTGGGGCGGCAACGTCCACGGTGGCACAGCAATGGAATGGATCGATGAGGCGGGTACGGCTTGCACCATGGAGTGGTCAGGCGAGCAGACCATTGCTGTCTATGCCGGCGGCATTCGCTTCTACAAGCCCATTCACATCGGTGATCTCATCGAGGTTGATGCCCGCATGATGCGCACTGATAGCCGTTCGATGCAGATGTCCGTGCACGTGCGCTCTGGTGAAGCCCGCGGAGGACGCGAGAATCTTTCCACCGCTATTCACGCAACCGTGGCTTATCTAGCCATGGACCGCGACTGGAATCCACTGCCTGCGCGCCAATTCATTCCGCACACTGAAGAAGACAAGCGCTTGGCAGAGCACGCTACGACGCTGCGCAACTTGCGCAGTCAGTATTCGCCGATGCCACTGGTGTATGCGCCGAACCACCAGCACATCGACTAG
- the trhA gene encoding PAQR family membrane homeostasis protein TrhA encodes MKFDPQDLAMSKDHTAVSDRIQRSFWVADRGPRPVMRGWGHLIAAILSLISSTVLITYAWMTLGWVAALGVTIYGNGLVGLFAVSALYHRWPWPTARAVQWWRRADHATISVFIAATYTPLCIIAFDTRTTAWMLGIAWTGALCAVILNLVWINHPRWLDVIVYLTLGWLVVPLIPTLWTNLGPTVVWLLAAGGLFYTVGAVVYGLKWPGRNAKYYGYHEHFHTATIAAAVVHLVAVWMAVVQAG; translated from the coding sequence ATGAAATTTGACCCCCAAGATTTAGCAATGTCCAAGGACCATACCGCAGTTTCTGACCGCATCCAGCGCAGCTTCTGGGTTGCTGATAGAGGACCCCGCCCGGTTATGCGCGGTTGGGGCCATCTCATCGCGGCAATCTTGTCGCTGATTTCTTCCACAGTGCTCATCACTTATGCGTGGATGACACTCGGTTGGGTAGCCGCACTGGGCGTGACCATTTATGGCAACGGCCTCGTGGGGCTTTTTGCGGTATCTGCACTGTATCACCGCTGGCCGTGGCCAACTGCCCGAGCGGTGCAGTGGTGGCGGCGAGCAGACCACGCGACAATCTCCGTCTTTATTGCGGCGACCTACACTCCGCTGTGCATCATTGCTTTTGATACGCGTACGACCGCGTGGATGCTCGGCATTGCGTGGACGGGAGCGCTGTGCGCCGTCATTTTGAACCTGGTGTGGATAAACCACCCACGCTGGCTTGATGTCATCGTGTACCTGACGCTGGGCTGGCTGGTGGTGCCGCTTATTCCAACGCTATGGACCAACCTGGGTCCCACTGTGGTGTGGCTGCTGGCTGCTGGCGGATTGTTCTACACCGTCGGCGCAGTGGTCTACGGTTTGAAGTGGCCTGGGCGAAATGCCAAATATTATGGCTATCACGAGCATTTCCACACCGCGACTATCGCGGCAGCAGTAGTGCACCTCGTCGCAGTGTGGATGGCTGTCGTGCAGGCTGGCTAG
- a CDS encoding thiamine pyrophosphate-binding protein has translation MPQPEVIVPGVQEVERIASLLVDAQRPLLLAGRGAKSAAADVIRLADFLGADVATSAPAQGLFNGTGNFRDLGIRGGFASKAAAAEIGQADVVLVIGAGLNPFTLAFGQAFHPAATVIQIDVTEQATCARVDHCLRGSAHATVPALLSELQAKDFNSAGRPSPCSEVKDHEKGDALAPDGRLDPRSLLHAINDIITSQRLVVTDDGHFIGWANTHLDVPAADNMVLLGTTTQSIGLGFSFAVGLAAAAGKEQMTVLVNDAAYGAEIHQYATKGVSGAPMLIPEVNFAHLLSALGARATVIHTLEDLADFRAWVDSQETGTYVLDCRVSREIIALFMQELMAR, from the coding sequence GTGCCGCAGCCAGAGGTCATCGTGCCAGGGGTACAAGAGGTTGAGCGCATCGCTTCTTTGCTTGTCGATGCCCAACGCCCGCTTCTTCTTGCCGGCCGGGGCGCAAAGTCTGCAGCTGCGGACGTCATTCGGCTCGCAGATTTCTTAGGAGCCGATGTCGCGACCTCCGCGCCGGCCCAGGGACTTTTCAACGGCACAGGGAATTTTCGTGATTTAGGTATTCGTGGAGGTTTTGCATCGAAAGCTGCCGCAGCAGAAATCGGGCAGGCTGATGTCGTTCTGGTTATCGGTGCCGGACTCAACCCCTTCACGCTGGCTTTTGGCCAGGCTTTTCATCCCGCTGCCACTGTCATCCAAATAGATGTTACGGAACAGGCTACCTGTGCCCGCGTCGATCATTGCTTACGCGGCAGCGCGCACGCAACGGTGCCTGCGCTTTTATCAGAGCTGCAGGCCAAGGATTTCAACTCAGCGGGGCGTCCTTCCCCGTGCTCGGAGGTAAAAGACCACGAGAAAGGTGATGCGCTTGCTCCTGATGGCCGCTTGGATCCGCGCAGCTTATTGCACGCAATTAACGATATTATTACGTCCCAACGCCTGGTCGTTACCGATGACGGGCACTTCATCGGGTGGGCTAATACCCATCTGGATGTGCCTGCTGCGGACAACATGGTCTTATTGGGCACGACCACGCAATCAATCGGTTTAGGTTTTAGCTTCGCTGTTGGGCTGGCCGCTGCCGCAGGCAAAGAACAGATGACGGTGTTGGTCAATGATGCTGCCTATGGCGCAGAGATTCACCAATATGCCACCAAAGGCGTCAGTGGGGCGCCCATGCTCATCCCCGAGGTAAACTTTGCCCACTTATTAAGCGCACTCGGCGCACGCGCTACAGTTATCCATACTTTGGAAGACTTAGCTGATTTCCGCGCCTGGGTAGATTCCCAAGAAACCGGGACCTACGTACTGGATTGTCGGGTCTCCCGCGAGATCATCGCACTCTTTATGCAGGAACTCATGGCTCGGTAG
- a CDS encoding PepSY domain-containing protein translates to MKAAIAAVAGTIAAVIAAVGISTPATASSSTAVQQVVKQATPEANNTAGESASKSQLISRQHALDISYKHAGITASQVTEYDDVELDWDDGRPTWEIEYNTGWVEHEFDIDARTGKVLDYERDTDD, encoded by the coding sequence ATGAAAGCAGCAATCGCAGCTGTCGCAGGCACCATCGCAGCAGTAATCGCCGCAGTTGGTATCTCAACCCCCGCAACCGCATCCTCTAGTACCGCAGTACAGCAGGTAGTGAAACAGGCAACGCCAGAAGCCAACAACACCGCCGGCGAATCCGCTAGCAAGTCCCAGCTCATCTCCCGTCAGCACGCGCTTGATATTTCCTACAAGCACGCAGGAATCACCGCGAGCCAGGTAACCGAGTACGACGACGTTGAACTGGACTGGGACGATGGTCGCCCAACCTGGGAGATCGAATACAACACCGGCTGGGTCGAGCACGAATTTGATATCGATGCTCGCACCGGAAAGGTCCTCGACTACGAGCGCGACACCGACGACTAA